CCGACACGGCGTTGCGTAGGACATCGGACTCGATACCGGGCAGTTCGATCCGCCACCGCGAGGCGTCGATCCGGTCCGCCAGGCTTCCGCCCGCCGCGACGACGGCGTCGAGGACGTCGAGCCCCGGTGACAGCGCGGAGTCCAGCGCCGCGCAGAGGTCCGCCGGCTCGACCGGCGCCTGGAGCCCTATCTCCAGGTACTCGGCCTCGCTGGCGACCCCGGTGGGCGCCGCGCTGGCATAGGAGATCTTGGGATGCGGGGTGAAGCCCTGGGAGAACGCCACCGGTACGCCGGCCCGCCGCAACGCGCGCTCGAAGGCACGGGCGAAGTCACGGTGCGAGGTGAACCGCAACGGTCCGCGCTTGGCGTACCTGATCCGGATCCGCTGTACGACCGGCGCCTGGCCGCCCTCCGGCTGTGGTTTCCTGCTGATCGTGCTGCTCCTCGGTGGGAGGGGGCATGGTGCACCCCGGTGGAAGTCTGCGCCGGAGTCGTCCCGGACGCGGATCAGTGCGGATGTACGTGCCCGGCGTCGGCCGGCATCCGCAGGCCGGCGTTGACCGGGGTCAGTGGCAGGAGTTTCTTGCCGGTCGGCCCGATCTGGATCTCGGTGTCCATGGACGGGCACACGCCGCAGTCGAAGCACGGCGTCCACCGGCAGTCGTCCTGCTCGAACTCCGACGTCGAGTCCTGCCAGTCCTGCCAGAGCCAGTCCTTGTCCAGGCCGGAGTCGAGGTGGTCCCAGGGCAGCACCTCGGCCTGCTCCCGCTCCCGGACGGTGTACCAGTCGAGATCCACCCCGAACGTCGGCAGCACCTCGGTCGCCGCGTCGATCCAACGCTGGTAGGAGAAGTGTTCGCTCCAGCCGTCGAACCGGCCACCGTTCTCCCATACCCGCCGGATGACGGCGCCGATCCGGCGGTCACCCCGGCTCAGCAGTCCCTCGATCAGCGACGGCTCGCCATCGTGGTACCGGAAGCCGATCGCCCGGCCGAGCGACCGGTCGGA
The nucleotide sequence above comes from Plantactinospora soyae. Encoded proteins:
- a CDS encoding TIGR03936 family radical SAM-associated protein; the encoded protein is MRYAKRGPLRFTSHRDFARAFERALRRAGVPVAFSQGFTPHPKISYASAAPTGVASEAEYLEIGLQAPVEPADLCAALDSALSPGLDVLDAVVAAGGSLADRIDASRWRIELPGIESDVLRNAVSAFLTAPEVMVERMTKQGRRVFDARAAVNGIDVIERTGAPSEVAGVPCAILEMVVRQVTPSVRPDDVLSGLRVVADLEPPVPPRATRLAQGTLTAQGEIVDPLEADRDGAAIGER